The window GGGATTCCGTTGTCGCGTTACGCCGAGGATTTCGACTTGCCGGAACTGGTGCGCGCCAACAAGTCGCGGATCAACGGCTTGCGGGTGAAAGTGAAGGGCGACGTGTTTCTCGCCGACATCGCGCCACTGCAATCGGAGCATGACGACAGCGAAGCAATGGCCGGTGCCGTACTCACGTTGCACCGCGCCGACCGGGTCGGTGAGCGCATCTATAACGTGCGCAAGCAGGAGTTGCGCGGTTTCGACAGTATTTTCCAAAGCTCGAAGGTGATGGCCGCGGTGGTGCGCGAAGCCCGACGCATGGCGCCGCTGGATGCGCCGCTGTTAATAGAAGGCGAAACCGGTACCGGTAAAGAGTTGTTGGCGCGCGCCTGCCATCTGGCGAGTCCGCGGGGGCAGTCACCGTTGATGGCGCTCAACTGCGCCGGCCTGCCGGAATCCATGGCTGAGACGGAGCTGTTCGGCTACGGCCCCGGCGCTTTCGAGGGGGCGCGGGCCGAGGGTAAGCTCGGTCTGCTGGAGCTGACGGCAGGCGGTACGCTGTTTCTCGATGGTGTCGGGGAAATGAGCCCGCGTTTGCAGGTGAAATTGCTGCGCTTCCTGCAGGACGGTTGCTTCCGTCGTGTGGGCAGTGATGAAGAGGTTTATCTGGATGTGCGGGTGATTTGCGCGACGCAGGTCGACCTGTCCGAGTTGTGCGCGCGGGGTGAGTTTCGCCAGGATTTGTATCACCGCTTGAACGTGCTTTCACTGCACATCCCGCCACTGCGCGAATGCCTCGATGGTTTGACGCCGCTGGTGGAACACTTCCTCGATCAGGCCAGTCGGCAAATTGGTTGCCCGCTGCCGAAACTGGCGCCGGCGGCGATGGAACGGCTCAGTCACTACCATTGGCCGGGCAATGTTCGGCAATTGGAAAACGTATTGTTCCAGGCGGTTTCCTTGTGCGAGGGCGGTACCGTCAAGGCCGAACATATCCGCTTGCCGGACTACGGCGTGCGTCAGCCGCTTGGCGATTTTTCTCTTGAAGGCGGATTGGACGAGATTGTCGGGCGTTTCGAGAAAGCGGTGCTGGAGCGTTTGTATTCCGAGCATCCGAGCAGTCGGCAACTGGGCAAGCGGTTGGGGGTTTCGCATACGACCATTGCCAATAAGTTGCGTGAGTATGAAGTCGGCAAAGAACCCGGCAGCGCCTGATCGTTCCCACGCTCCGCGTGGGAATGCCTCAATGGACGCTCTGCGTCCGCTTTGGGACGCGGAGCGTCCCGGGCTGCATTCCCACGCGGAGCGTGGGAACGATCAGCGAATCGGTCAGTAAGGTCGGCACTTGCCTCGAAGCGGCATAACACCGCCGGTTTTTCGTCTTCGACACAATCCTCCAATCCCTCCTGAACCCCTCAAGTCCTTTGTTTGCCGGGCCCTGCGCCGCCAGAAAAAAGTTGGTCTGCAAATTGCTTGTGGCTCAGCAGTACAGCGGTGGACGGCAAACGTCCGGCATGCAGAGGAAAGAGTGTGGACAAGTACCTTTATGTGGCAATGACCGGCGCCAGCCAGAATGCACTGGCGCAGAAGGCTCATGCGAACAACCTGGCGAACATCTCCACCAACGGCTTCCAGAAAGACCTGGAGCAGGCGCGTTCGATGCCGGTGTTCGGCGACAGCTTTCCGGCGCGTGCGTTTGCCCTGTCCGAGCGTCCGGCCACCGATTTCTCCCCTGGCGCATTGGTGCAAACCGGTCGCGACCTCGATGTCGCGGTGCAAGGCAATGGCTGGATCGCCGTGCAGAACCCGGACGGCGGCGAAAGCTACGTGCGCACCGGCAGCCTGAACGTCGACGCCCTGGGCGTGCTGCGCGCCGGCAACGGTATGCCGGTGATGGGCAATGGCGGGCCGATTGCCGTGCCGCCCGAGCAGCAAATCGAAGTGGGCGAGGACGGCACCATCAGCATTCGTGCGATGGGCGAAGGTCCTCGCGTGATGGCGGAAGTCGACCGCATCAAGCTGGTCAACCCTGACTTCAAGAACATGACCAAAGGCCTGGACGGTTCAATCCACACCAAGGACGGCAAGCCGGCGCAGGCCGATGCCGACGTCAAACTGGTGTCCGGCTTCCTTGAGTCGAGCAACGTCAACGCCGTGGAAGAGATGACCTCGGTGTTGGCCCTGGCCAAGCAGTTCGAGCTGCACATCAAGATGATGAACACCGCCAAAGAAGACGACCAGGCCATGGCTCGGGTCTTGCAGATCAGCTAATTATCAGAACGTCGCGCCGTAAAACAGGCGCACGAGGAGAATCGAATGCTTCCGGCTCTATGGGTTGCCAAAACAGGTCTGTCCGCCCAGGACACTAACCTGACGACCATTTCCAACAACCTGGCCAACGTGTCGACCACGGGTTTCAAACGTGACCGCGCCGAGTTCCAGGACTTGCTCTACCAGATCAAACGCCAGCCAGGCGCCCAGTCGACCCAGGACAGTGAACTGCCGTCGGGTCTGCAATTGGGTACTGGTGTTCGCATTGTCGGGACCCAGAAAAACTTCACCGCCGGCAGCCTGCAAACCACCGAGCAGCCGTTGGACATGGCCATCGACGGTCGCGGTTTCTTCCAGATCCTGCAGCCGGACGGCACCACGTCCTACACCCGTGACGGGACATTCCACCTCGACTCCAACGGCCAGATCGTCAATGCCAGCGGCTTCGCCCTGGAACCGGCCATTGTCATCCCGAACGATGCCCAGACCTTCACGGTCGGTCGTGACGGCACCGTGTCCATCACCGTTACCGGCAACCCGGCCTCCCAGGTGATCGGCAACCTGCAAACCGCCGACTTCATCAACCCGGCCGGTCTGCAGGCGGTGGGCAACAACCTGTTCCTGGAAACCGCGGCCAGCGGCGCGCCGCAAGTCGGTACCCCGGGCCTGGCCGGTTTCGGCACCACGTTGCAGAACACCCTCGAGACCTCGAACGTCAGCACCGTTGAAGAGATGGTCAACATGATCACCACTCAGCGCGCTTACGAGATGAACTCCAAGGTGATCTCCACCGCCGACCAGATGCTCTCGTTCGTAACGCAGAATCTGTAATCAAGTCTATGAGGCGGCCATGAGGTCGCCTGCAACACCGTGAGGTAGGGTCATGAATCGCTTCGTATCTGTTCTGGCACTGAGTGGGGCCGTCGTGCTCGCGGGCTGCGTTGCCCCGCCGCCCAAGCCCAATGACCCTTACTACGCCCCGGTGTTGCCGCGCACACCGCTGCCGGCTGCCGCCAATAACGGCTCGATCTACCAGGCCGGTTTCGAACAGAACCTCTACAGCGACCGCAAGGCGTTCCGGGTCGGTGACATCATCACCATCACCCTGAATGAACGCACCCAGGCCAGCAAGAACGCCAACTCGCAAATTGGCAAGAACAGCAAGACCGACATCGGTCTGAGCTCGTTTTTCGGGGGTGGCCTGAGCACCAGCGATCCAGTGGGCAGCGGTAGCCTGAGCCTGGATGTCGGTTATGAAGGTGACCGCGCCACCAAGGGCGACAGCAAGTCCGGGCAGAGCAACAGCCTGACCGGTTCGATCACCGTGACCGTCGCTGATGTGTTGCCCAACGGCATCATCGCCGTGCGCGGCGAGAAGTGGCTGACCCTCAATACTGGCGATGAGCTGGTGCGGATTGCCGGTATGGTTCGATCCGATGACATCGCCACCGATAACACTGTGTCGTCGACCCGCGTCGCCGATGCGCGCATCACCTATTCGGGCACCGGTGCTTTTGCCGATGCGAGTCAGCCAGGCTGGTTCGACCGTTTCTTCCTCAGCCCGCTGTTCCCTTTCTAGGTGGCCACGTTGAATTTCAAAAGCCTCATGGTGGCCGCTCTAATGCTGTCCGCAGCGTTCAACGCTCAAGCCGAGCGGCTGAAGGATATCGCCAGTATTTCTGGTGTGCGTTCCAACCAATTGATCGGCTACGGCCTGGTGGTCGGGCTTAACGGCACCGGCGACCAGACGACGCAAACCCCGTTCACCCTGCAGACGTTCAACAACATGCTCTCGCAGTTCGGCATCAAGGTGCCGCCGGGTTCGGGCAACGTGCAGTTGAAAAACGTCGCGGCGGTGTCGATCAGTGCCGATTTGCCGGCGTTCGCCAAGCCGGGGCAGCAGGTCGACATTACCGTATCGTCCATCGGTAACTCCAAGAGCCTGCGCGGCGGCACCTTGCTGCTGACGCCGCTCAAGGGGATCGACGGCAACGTCTATGCGGTCGCTCAGGGCAACCTGGTGGTCGGCGGTTTCGACGCCGAAGGTCGTGACGGTTCGAAGATCACTGTTAACGTTCCGTCGGCCGGTCGTATCCCGGGCGGTGCGTCGGTCGAGCGTTCGGTGCCGAGCGGTTTCAACCAGGGCAACAGCCTGACGCTGAACCTCAACCGTTCGGACTTCACCACCGCCAAGCGCATCGTCGACAAGATCAACAACATGCTCGGCCCTGGCGTTGCCCAGGCCATCGACGGCGGCTCGATTCGCGTCAGTGCGCCGCTTGATCCGAGCCAGCGCGTCGACTATTTGTCGATCATCGAGAACCTTGAAGTCGACCCGGGTCAGGCGGTGGCGAAAGTCATCATCAACTCGCGGACCGGCACCATCGTGATCGGCCAGAACGTCAAAGTTTCCCCGGCCGCCGTGACCCACGGCAGCCTGACCGTGACCATCACCGAAGACCCGATCGTCAGCCAGCCCGGCCCTCTGTCCAATGGGCAGACGGCGGTCGTGCCGCGCTCGCGGGTCAACGCCCAGCAGGAAGCCAAGCCGATGTTCAAGTTCGGCCCGGGCACCACTCTCGACGAAATCGTGCGTGCGGTGAACCAGGTCGGCGCGGCGCCGGGTGACTTGATGGCCATCCTCGAAGCCCTGAAACAGGCCGGCGCGTTGCAAGCCGATCTGATCGTGATCTGAGGGCGGCGACCATGGATATGCGCAAGGGCGGTTTGGGGGTCAACAGCAACGATTCGGGTTCCTATTCGGACCTTAATCGCTTGAACCAGCTCAAGGTCGGCGACAAGGACAGTGACGCGAACATGCGCAAGGTTGCGCAGGAATTCGAGTCGCTGTTCCTCGGTGAAATGCTCAAGTCCATGCGCTCGGCCACCGACGCGCTGGGCCAGGACAATCCGCTCAATACGCCGGCCGCCAAGCAATACCAGGAAATGTACGACCAGCAGTTGGCCGTTTCCATGTCCCGTGAGGGTGGCGGTATTGGTCTGGCTGACGTGCTGATGCGTCAGATGTCGAAGAACAAACCGCTGGCCCCGGGCGAGGCCGCTGCAGCGTCAGCCGCCAAGCAAGCTGCCGCGAAAGCCGCCGTGGAAACCCCGATTGCCGCCGGTACGGTTGCCACCAACGGGCCGCTGTCGCGCCTCAATGGCGAGCGTCCGTTGTGGGCTTCGCGCTCGGTGAGCGCGGCAAGTAGTGCGGGCGAAGGCACTCATCGCAATGACATGGCGCTGATCAATCAACGGCGTCTGGCGCTGCCGCCAAAACTGGCCGACCGCTTGCTCGCAGGGCTGGTGCCGTCGGCATCGATTCCTGCCGCGACCGCCACGACAGCACAGAACAACATCCAGATGCCGCAGAGCACCAAGACCGGTGCCGGTCCGCTGTACAACGGCGATTGGCTGGCTTCGCAAGCGGATGCGACATCCAGCGGGCGCCTGCAGGTTTACGGTCGTGCCATGGCGCAAATACCGCTGGCACCGGCGAAGAAAGCGTTCAGTTCCGCCGACGAATTCGTCAATACCATGCTGCCGATGGCCAAAGAGGCCGCCGAACGCATTGGGGTTGATCCGCGTTACCTGGTGGCGCAGGCCGCCCTGGAAACCGGATGGGGCAAATCGGTCATGCGCGCCCAGGATGGCAGCAGCAGTCACAACCTGTTCGGCATCAAGGCCAGCAGCAGTTGGAAGGGCGAATCGGCGCGGGCAATCACCAGCGAATTCAGGAATGGCGAGATGGTCAAGGAGACGGCGCAGTTCCGTTCCTATGACTCTTACAAGGACAGCTTCCATGACCTTGTGACGCTGCTGCAAACCAACAATCGCTATCAAGATGTTGTGAAGTCGGCCGATAACCCAGAACAGTTTGTGCGCGAGTTGCAAAAGGCCGGTTATGCAACCGACCCGGACTACGCAAGCAAGATTTCGCAGATAGCCAAGCAGATGACGAGTTACCAGAACTACGCTGCGGCGGGCGCTACCACCACGCCTCTATAGGCATAAGCTATAAGGTCTGAACCATGAGTTTGCTCAACATCGGGATGTCGGGGCTGTCAGCCAGCCAATCGTCGTTGATGACGACGGGTAACAACATCGCCAACGTCGATACCGCGGGTTACTCGCGTCAGCAGACCGTGCAGGGCACCAAAGCCTCGCAGCAGTTCGGCAATGTCTACATCGGCACCGGCACGACCCTGGCCGATGTACGTCGGGTGTACAACAGCTACCTTGACGCCCAACTGCAGACCACCACTTCGCTCAACAGCGATTCGGCCGCGTACCTGGGCCAGGTCACGCCGCTGGACAAACTGCTGTCGGACACCAGCACCGGCCTCAATGGCGCACTGACCAAGTTCTTCGCCTCGGTGCAGAACGTCAACGCCAAGCCGGGTGACGACGCTTCACGCCAGTTGCTGCTCAGCGATGCCCAGGCCTTGAGCAATCGTTTCAATTCGGTGTCCAGCCAGTTGAACGAGCAGAACGCGAACATCAATGGCAACCTGACGAACATGGCCGATCAGGTCAACAAACTGGCCGCCACCGTGGCGCAGTTGAACCAGAAGATTGCCGAAATTTCCAGCTCCGGTGGCATGCCGAACGAGCTGCTCGACGCCCGTAACGAGACCGTACGCCAGCTTTCGACCTTTACCGGCGCGCAGATCGTCGAGCGTGAAGGTAACGTCGATATCTACTTGGGCAGCGGCCAGCCGCTGGTCATGGGCAACACCGTCAACAAACTCGAAGTCGTGCCGGGCAAAGACGACCCGAACCGCTTGGCGCTGCAACTCAATCGTGGTTCGAGCACCATCGATATCACGTCGATCATGACCGGTGGCGAAATCGGCGGTTTGCTGCGCTATCGCAGCACCGTGCTCGACCCGGCCATGAACGAACTGGGTCGCGTCGCCCTGGTCGTCGCCGATCAGATGAACAGCATCCAGGCCCAGGGCATCGACAAGAACGGTGACTTCGGTTCAAACCTGTTCAACAGCATCAACAGTGCTGCGCAAATGGCTCAGCGCAGCATCGCCTCCGGCAATAACAGCGTGGGTTCGGGCAACTTCGATGTCAGCATCGAAGACACTGGCAAGCTGACCATCAACGATTACAAGGTGACGTTCACCAGCGCCACC of the Pseudomonas frederiksbergensis genome contains:
- a CDS encoding sigma-54-dependent transcriptional regulator, with the translated sequence MRIKVHCQNRIGILRDILNLLVEYGINVARGEVGGEHGNAIYLHCPNLINIQFQALRPKFEAIGGVFGVKRVGLMPSERRHMELNALLGALEFPVLSIDMGGSIVAANRAAAQLLGVRVDEVPGIPLSRYAEDFDLPELVRANKSRINGLRVKVKGDVFLADIAPLQSEHDDSEAMAGAVLTLHRADRVGERIYNVRKQELRGFDSIFQSSKVMAAVVREARRMAPLDAPLLIEGETGTGKELLARACHLASPRGQSPLMALNCAGLPESMAETELFGYGPGAFEGARAEGKLGLLELTAGGTLFLDGVGEMSPRLQVKLLRFLQDGCFRRVGSDEEVYLDVRVICATQVDLSELCARGEFRQDLYHRLNVLSLHIPPLRECLDGLTPLVEHFLDQASRQIGCPLPKLAPAAMERLSHYHWPGNVRQLENVLFQAVSLCEGGTVKAEHIRLPDYGVRQPLGDFSLEGGLDEIVGRFEKAVLERLYSEHPSSRQLGKRLGVSHTTIANKLREYEVGKEPGSA
- a CDS encoding flagellar basal body rod protein FlgF; the protein is MDKYLYVAMTGASQNALAQKAHANNLANISTNGFQKDLEQARSMPVFGDSFPARAFALSERPATDFSPGALVQTGRDLDVAVQGNGWIAVQNPDGGESYVRTGSLNVDALGVLRAGNGMPVMGNGGPIAVPPEQQIEVGEDGTISIRAMGEGPRVMAEVDRIKLVNPDFKNMTKGLDGSIHTKDGKPAQADADVKLVSGFLESSNVNAVEEMTSVLALAKQFELHIKMMNTAKEDDQAMARVLQIS
- the flgG gene encoding flagellar basal-body rod protein FlgG; this encodes MLPALWVAKTGLSAQDTNLTTISNNLANVSTTGFKRDRAEFQDLLYQIKRQPGAQSTQDSELPSGLQLGTGVRIVGTQKNFTAGSLQTTEQPLDMAIDGRGFFQILQPDGTTSYTRDGTFHLDSNGQIVNASGFALEPAIVIPNDAQTFTVGRDGTVSITVTGNPASQVIGNLQTADFINPAGLQAVGNNLFLETAASGAPQVGTPGLAGFGTTLQNTLETSNVSTVEEMVNMITTQRAYEMNSKVISTADQMLSFVTQNL
- the flgH gene encoding flagellar basal body L-ring protein FlgH, whose product is MNRFVSVLALSGAVVLAGCVAPPPKPNDPYYAPVLPRTPLPAAANNGSIYQAGFEQNLYSDRKAFRVGDIITITLNERTQASKNANSQIGKNSKTDIGLSSFFGGGLSTSDPVGSGSLSLDVGYEGDRATKGDSKSGQSNSLTGSITVTVADVLPNGIIAVRGEKWLTLNTGDELVRIAGMVRSDDIATDNTVSSTRVADARITYSGTGAFADASQPGWFDRFFLSPLFPF
- a CDS encoding flagellar basal body P-ring protein FlgI — its product is MVAALMLSAAFNAQAERLKDIASISGVRSNQLIGYGLVVGLNGTGDQTTQTPFTLQTFNNMLSQFGIKVPPGSGNVQLKNVAAVSISADLPAFAKPGQQVDITVSSIGNSKSLRGGTLLLTPLKGIDGNVYAVAQGNLVVGGFDAEGRDGSKITVNVPSAGRIPGGASVERSVPSGFNQGNSLTLNLNRSDFTTAKRIVDKINNMLGPGVAQAIDGGSIRVSAPLDPSQRVDYLSIIENLEVDPGQAVAKVIINSRTGTIVIGQNVKVSPAAVTHGSLTVTITEDPIVSQPGPLSNGQTAVVPRSRVNAQQEAKPMFKFGPGTTLDEIVRAVNQVGAAPGDLMAILEALKQAGALQADLIVI
- the flgJ gene encoding flagellar assembly peptidoglycan hydrolase FlgJ, translated to MDMRKGGLGVNSNDSGSYSDLNRLNQLKVGDKDSDANMRKVAQEFESLFLGEMLKSMRSATDALGQDNPLNTPAAKQYQEMYDQQLAVSMSREGGGIGLADVLMRQMSKNKPLAPGEAAAASAAKQAAAKAAVETPIAAGTVATNGPLSRLNGERPLWASRSVSAASSAGEGTHRNDMALINQRRLALPPKLADRLLAGLVPSASIPAATATTAQNNIQMPQSTKTGAGPLYNGDWLASQADATSSGRLQVYGRAMAQIPLAPAKKAFSSADEFVNTMLPMAKEAAERIGVDPRYLVAQAALETGWGKSVMRAQDGSSSHNLFGIKASSSWKGESARAITSEFRNGEMVKETAQFRSYDSYKDSFHDLVTLLQTNNRYQDVVKSADNPEQFVRELQKAGYATDPDYASKISQIAKQMTSYQNYAAAGATTTPL
- the flgK gene encoding flagellar hook-associated protein FlgK translates to MSLLNIGMSGLSASQSSLMTTGNNIANVDTAGYSRQQTVQGTKASQQFGNVYIGTGTTLADVRRVYNSYLDAQLQTTTSLNSDSAAYLGQVTPLDKLLSDTSTGLNGALTKFFASVQNVNAKPGDDASRQLLLSDAQALSNRFNSVSSQLNEQNANINGNLTNMADQVNKLAATVAQLNQKIAEISSSGGMPNELLDARNETVRQLSTFTGAQIVEREGNVDIYLGSGQPLVMGNTVNKLEVVPGKDDPNRLALQLNRGSSTIDITSIMTGGEIGGLLRYRSTVLDPAMNELGRVALVVADQMNSIQAQGIDKNGDFGSNLFNSINSAAQMAQRSIASGNNSVGSGNFDVSIEDTGKLTINDYKVTFTSATDYTVQRLPDNTPVGGSYSTTTTPAPVIEGFSLKLTGGTAAAGDTFKITPTRNAAANIKTEMTDSKRLAIAAPLGASIAASGSGNGTLTIPASGQPTLTTQFDIYDAATKTAMQNGLKNSTPAKVVFGAVSADGTSQAYQFLDAKGGVISSGTIKPGESNTLNLSIPLKDSTGAPIPPAPATQYTAAFSMTIAGSPSNGAGINVSLSQPGSLDNRNGTALAGLQTAQTVDTGSASKGISLNDAYGKLVEGVGSKAAQGKLDSAATSAILANAKGARDSLSGVDLDEETGNLVKYQQYYTASSQIIKAAQEIFSTLINSI